The following coding sequences are from one Diospyros lotus cultivar Yz01 chromosome 7, ASM1463336v1, whole genome shotgun sequence window:
- the LOC127805647 gene encoding uncharacterized protein LOC127805647, with protein MDDENYVQDEEEAEEAISLCDFPITNDQTQFDGVSKYQERRSTSEPSDFFEFFNNLTSEMSHAEDIIFCGKLVPFKEQPLSNHTHKTTNARDHKLASFQSRRSESMSELKSSQSNSAKTRVMRASRSMDYQKLHRNLSSNSTASEIHRNSSLKSCGSYDGSGHKVWKPRWYDLMFGLAKFPPEMELKDMKSRQVRRTPTAMFPPLYDGGRFPVNRSTRKGSSWGLLRVLSCKDHASVAVTASFGCMPGT; from the coding sequence atggatgatgaaaattatgtccAAGATGAAGAAGAGGCAGAGGAAGCAATCTCTCTCTGTGATTTTCCAATAACCAATGATCAAACTCAATTCGATGGAGTCTCAAAGTATCAAGAACGCCGATCAACCTCTGAACCCAGCGACTTCTTTGAGTTCTTCAACAATCTCACCTCCGAGATGTCTCATGCAGAAGACATCATTTTCTGTGGCAAGCTCGTGCCTTTCAAAGAACAACCCCTTTCCAATCATACCCACAAAACCACCAATGCCAGAGATCATAAACTGGCGAGCTTTCAGTCCCGCCGATCCGAGTCAATGTCCGAGTTGAAATCCTCTCAATCCAACAGTGCCAAGACCCGGGTCATGCGCGCCAGCCGCTCCATGGATTACCAAAAGTTACACAGAAATTTGAGCTCGAATTCTACGGCTTCTGAGATTCACCGGAACTCGTCTCTAAAGAGCTGCGGCAGCTACGATGGTTCTGGGCATAAGGTTTGGAAACCTCGGTGGTACGACTTGATGTTCGGACTGGCAAAGTTTCCGCCGGAGATGGAGCTGAAAGACATGAAGAGCCGGCAGGTCCGCCGCACGCCAACGGCGATGTTTCCGCCGTTGTACGACGGAGGGAGATTTCCGGTTAACCGGAGCACCCGGAAGGGCTCATCGTGGGGACTACTCAGGGTGCTGAGCTGCAAAGACCATGCGAGTGTTGCTGTAACGGCGTCGTTTGGTTGCATGCCCGGGACGTGA
- the LOC127806233 gene encoding DNA repair protein XRCC3 homolog, which yields MRPENLLQPHRPTQKCTVGCPILDRLLCGGVPCSSITELVAESGSGKTQLCLQLLLSAQLPPSHGGLAASSLFLHSELPFPSRRLRQLSHSFLSSHSHLFPSHDPCERIFVHPLYSADHLFEVLLRVDSLLSNPPIRFPIKLIVIDSIAALFRSEFDNNPGDLKRRSSLFFKISSKLKFQAHRFGVAVVVTNQVVDFVGSSQGLDGLRVGNLVYLSSSGRRVCPALGLSWANCVNSRLFLSRDEEIVGQENGGVDVAGDDCAPRRTKRQIRVVFAPHLPESSCEFVILREGVFGLER from the coding sequence ATGAGACCCGAAAATCTTCTCCAACCCCACCGCCCCACCCAGAAGTGCACCGTCGGCTGCCCCATCCTCGACCGCCTTCTCTGCGGCGGCGTCCCCTGCAGCTCCATCACCGAGCTCGTCGCCGAGAGCGGCTCCGGCAAGACCCAACTCTGCCTCCAACTCCTCCTCTCCGCCCAGCTCCCGCCCTCCCACGGCGGCCTGGCCGCCTCCTCCCTCTTCCTCCACTCCGAGCTCCCCTTCCCCTCCCGCCGCCTCCGCCAACTCTCCCACTCCTTCCTCTCCTCCCACTCCCATCTCTTCCCTTCCCACGATCCCTGCGAGCGCATCTTCGTCCATCCACTATATTCTGCAGACCACCTGTTCGAGGTATTGCTCCGGGTCGATTCGCTGCTATCCAACCCTCCGATCCGGTTTCCCATCAAGTTGATTGTGATTGATTCGATTGCGGCGCTGTTCAGGTCCGAATTCGATAACAACCCTGGCGATCTGAAGAGGAGATCgtctttgtttttcaaaatttctagcAAGTTGAAGTTCCAGGCGCATAGGTTTGGCGTTGCTGTTGTGGTCACCAACCAGGTGGTTGATTTCGTGGGATCATCCCAGGGTTTGGATGGGCTGAGGGTTGGGAATTTGGTTTATCTGTCTTCATCCGGGAGGCGGGTTTGTCCTGCTTTGGGACTGTCGTGGGCCAATTGTGTGAATTCAAGGTTGTTCTTGTCAAGAGATGAGGAGATAGTGGGTCAAGAGAATGGTGGTGTCGACGTAGCTGGTGATGATTGTGCACCAAGACGAACAAAGAGGCAAATCCGTGTCGTTTTTGCACCTCATTTGCCTGAATCATCTTGCGAGTTTGTGATCTTGAGAGAAGGGGTTTTTGGGCTTGAAAGATAA
- the LOC127806230 gene encoding uncharacterized protein LOC127806230 isoform X1, whose product MLVANSFDLWQKDTFFSAAEEVQQSADIMESAYRRWEREKREGTTPEGLHELSRELQIALGTAKWQLEEFEKAVSQSYRNRVDDVTLARHRQFVDAIGNQIFHVEAALWDSFSDRGQPLRWVNLNEEECDDLAAFLSGNPGTSETIKSEGAMLGAFTDSSLQNMEEGCHRTKAICINDIQHHTTLSNHFRASNEDAKYVIDIEMTEIPGSRDDINCPADRKSGTRRTWSSPDIDALKILNGNEDEPRTALIPSIEATLKDKGPKPVFWRQRSGDHPEAKIGILSRLQLRRIRWVNQILGQGGCQRQLQTPRHLKLNSVQFKIALMLTIFLIGIEQCLYRQVNRAVFR is encoded by the exons TCAGCAATCTGCagatat AATGGAATCAGCTTACAGGAGAtgggaaagagagaagagagaaggaacAACACCTGAGGGTTTACATGAACTTAGTAGGGAACTTCAAATTGCTTTAGGCACAGCGAAATGGCAG TTGGAAGAGTTCGAAAAAGCTGTCAGTCAGAGCTACAGAAATCGTGTCGATGATGTTACACTGGCCAGGCACAGACAATTTGTTGATGCCATAGGAAACCAAATTTTCCATGTTGAAGCAGCATTATGGGACTCATTTAGTGATCGAGGGCAGCCTCTTCGATGGGTGAATTTAAATGAAGAAGAATGTGATGATTTAGCTGCATTTCTCTCTGGAAATCCTGGAACTTCGGAAACTATTAAAAGTGAAGGTGCCATGCTTGGAGCTTTCACAGATAGCTCTCTTCAAAATATGGAGGAGGGGTGTCATAGAACAAAGGCTATCTGCATTAATGATATTCAGCATCATACAACACTATCTAATCACTTTCGTGCTAGTAATGAAGATGCTAAGTATGTTATAGATATAGAAATGACAGAAATTCCTGGATCAAGGGACGATATCAACTGTCCAGCTGACAGAAAATCGGGCACAAGGAGAACATGGAGTTCACCAGATATTGATGCTTTGAAGATTTTAAATGGTAATGAAGATGAACCAAGGACTGCACTAATACCAAGCATTGAAGCCACACTGAAAGATAAGGGTCCTAAACCTGTATTCTGGAGGCAGAGGAGTGGGGATCACCCTGAGGCAAAGATAGGAATATTGAGTCGCTTGCAGTTGAGACGGATCAGATGGGTCAATCAG ATCTTGGGACAGGGCGGGTGTCAGAGACAACTGCAAACTCCTCGGCATTTGAAATTGAACTCTGTCCAGTTCAAGATTGCTTTGATGTTAACCATTTTTCTAATTG GTATAGAGCAGTGCTTATACAGACAAGTTAACAGAGCAGTCTTTCGGTAA
- the LOC127806230 gene encoding uncharacterized protein LOC127806230 isoform X2: MLVANSFDLWQKDTFFSAAEEVQQSADIMESAYRRWEREKREGTTPEGLHELSRELQIALGTAKWQLEEFEKAVSQSYRNRVDDVTLARHRQFVDAIGNQIFHVEAALWDSFSDRGQPLRWVNLNEEECDDLAAFLSGNPGTSETIKSEGAMLGAFTDSSLQNMEEGCHRTKAICINDIQHHTTLSNHFRASNEDAKYVIDIEMTEIPGSRDDINCPADRKSGTRRTWSSPDIDALKILNGNEDEPRTALIPSIEATLKDKGPKPVFWRQRSGDHPEAKIGILSRLQLRRIRWVNQILGQGGCQRQLQTPRHLKLNSVQFKIALMLTIFLIVPFVLYST; the protein is encoded by the exons TCAGCAATCTGCagatat AATGGAATCAGCTTACAGGAGAtgggaaagagagaagagagaaggaacAACACCTGAGGGTTTACATGAACTTAGTAGGGAACTTCAAATTGCTTTAGGCACAGCGAAATGGCAG TTGGAAGAGTTCGAAAAAGCTGTCAGTCAGAGCTACAGAAATCGTGTCGATGATGTTACACTGGCCAGGCACAGACAATTTGTTGATGCCATAGGAAACCAAATTTTCCATGTTGAAGCAGCATTATGGGACTCATTTAGTGATCGAGGGCAGCCTCTTCGATGGGTGAATTTAAATGAAGAAGAATGTGATGATTTAGCTGCATTTCTCTCTGGAAATCCTGGAACTTCGGAAACTATTAAAAGTGAAGGTGCCATGCTTGGAGCTTTCACAGATAGCTCTCTTCAAAATATGGAGGAGGGGTGTCATAGAACAAAGGCTATCTGCATTAATGATATTCAGCATCATACAACACTATCTAATCACTTTCGTGCTAGTAATGAAGATGCTAAGTATGTTATAGATATAGAAATGACAGAAATTCCTGGATCAAGGGACGATATCAACTGTCCAGCTGACAGAAAATCGGGCACAAGGAGAACATGGAGTTCACCAGATATTGATGCTTTGAAGATTTTAAATGGTAATGAAGATGAACCAAGGACTGCACTAATACCAAGCATTGAAGCCACACTGAAAGATAAGGGTCCTAAACCTGTATTCTGGAGGCAGAGGAGTGGGGATCACCCTGAGGCAAAGATAGGAATATTGAGTCGCTTGCAGTTGAGACGGATCAGATGGGTCAATCAG ATCTTGGGACAGGGCGGGTGTCAGAGACAACTGCAAACTCCTCGGCATTTGAAATTGAACTCTGTCCAGTTCAAGATTGCTTTGATGTTAACCATTTTTCTAATTG TGCCTTTTGTACTCTACTCAACCTGA